One segment of Agromyces albus DNA contains the following:
- a CDS encoding TIGR03885 family FMN-dependent LLM class oxidoreductase, whose translation MTIVGFHASHEQLAPARLLRAVQLAEEAGFDAAMCSDHLAPWSVRQGESGFAWSWLGAALQATRLPIGVVTAPGQRYHPTLTAQAAATLESMFPGRFWAALGSGEALNEHVTGDPFPPKEERDERLLESVNAIRRLLAGEEVTADGLVQLDRARIWSLPEVPPPLLIAAVSPETAADGADWADGLITVDQPREALRAVIEAYRDAGGRGPTAVQVHLSWAPTDDEARAIAHDQWRSGLVPAPLAWELDTPEAFDERTADATPDEVAETVQVSADPGWHLARLLELVELGFDRIFLHHVGTEQDAFIHAFGERVLPGLKEATP comes from the coding sequence ATGACGATCGTGGGATTCCACGCCTCGCACGAACAACTCGCGCCGGCCCGATTGCTCCGGGCCGTGCAGCTCGCCGAGGAGGCGGGGTTCGACGCGGCCATGTGCTCGGATCACCTCGCGCCGTGGAGCGTGCGGCAGGGCGAGTCCGGCTTCGCCTGGAGCTGGCTCGGCGCCGCCCTGCAGGCGACGCGGCTGCCGATCGGCGTCGTAACCGCGCCGGGGCAGCGGTACCACCCGACGCTCACGGCGCAGGCCGCAGCGACCCTCGAGTCGATGTTCCCCGGACGGTTCTGGGCGGCGCTCGGGAGTGGCGAGGCGCTGAATGAGCACGTCACGGGCGATCCGTTCCCCCCGAAGGAGGAGCGCGACGAGAGGCTCCTCGAGTCGGTGAATGCGATACGCAGGCTCCTCGCGGGCGAGGAAGTGACCGCCGATGGGCTCGTGCAGCTCGATCGGGCACGCATCTGGAGCCTGCCGGAGGTGCCGCCCCCGCTCCTCATCGCCGCGGTCAGCCCCGAGACTGCAGCAGACGGCGCGGACTGGGCCGACGGTCTCATCACCGTCGACCAGCCTCGGGAGGCCCTCCGCGCCGTCATCGAGGCCTATCGGGACGCCGGCGGAAGAGGGCCGACCGCGGTTCAGGTGCACCTCAGCTGGGCGCCGACCGACGACGAGGCGCGCGCCATCGCCCATGACCAGTGGCGAAGCGGGCTGGTGCCTGCGCCGCTCGCCTGGGAACTCGACACCCCCGAGGCATTCGATGAGCGAACGGCGGATGCCACGCCCGACGAGGTCGCCGAGACCGTGCAGGTGTCGGCGGATCCGGGCTGGCACCTCGCGCGACTGCTCGAACTCGTCGAGCTCGGATTCGATCGCATCTTCCTCCATCACGTCGGCACCGAGCAGGACGCGTTCATCCACGCGTTCGGCGAACGCGTGCTGCCAGGCCTCAAGGAGGCGACCCCATGA
- a CDS encoding alpha-amylase family glycosyl hydrolase: MKVTARGDLWWKTAVVYCLDVETFMDWNDDGSGDFEGLEHRLDHLADLGVTCLWLMPFQPSPNLDDGYDITDFQTIDPRLGSLGDFVEFIRTRPRPGHARHHRLRHEPHLGPASLVPLGASEPQFAVP; the protein is encoded by the coding sequence ATGAAGGTCACTGCACGCGGCGACCTCTGGTGGAAGACGGCCGTCGTCTACTGCCTCGATGTCGAGACGTTCATGGACTGGAACGACGACGGCTCCGGTGACTTCGAGGGTCTCGAGCATCGACTCGACCATCTGGCCGATCTCGGGGTGACGTGCCTGTGGCTGATGCCGTTCCAGCCCTCGCCGAATCTCGACGACGGCTATGACATCACGGACTTCCAGACGATCGACCCGCGACTCGGCTCGCTCGGCGACTTCGTCGAGTTCATCCGTACCCGCCCGCGACCGGGGCATGCGCGTCATCATCGACTTCGTCATGAACCACACCTCGGACCAGCATCCCTGGTTCCGCTCGGCGCGTCGGAGCCGCAAT